The proteins below come from a single Ruegeria sp. SCSIO 43209 genomic window:
- a CDS encoding PaaX family transcriptional regulator C-terminal domain-containing protein, which translates to MTEKTSWFETAVAELADPQDQRVWSIIVSLFGDMAQEPGAQISGGVLTRIIEPMGIKPEAIRVALHRLRKDGWIESDRIGRVSRHVLSEFGRTQSAAVTPRIYARGPSPIENWHLLIAEDGSGTQVLEDVMLSDDYIPIGRNVAMGAGPVPDQSDGLLALDISPHAAPKWVQDRLCPPELRASCKALLGAVVRAAKSRPEGWAPTPLQSATLRTLLVHRWRRVVLRQPDLPLAFYPVDWAGPACRDSVFGLLDLLPRPSADVLSGSS; encoded by the coding sequence ATGACCGAAAAGACCTCGTGGTTCGAAACGGCTGTGGCCGAACTGGCGGACCCGCAAGACCAGCGGGTCTGGTCGATTATCGTCTCGCTGTTTGGTGACATGGCACAAGAGCCCGGCGCGCAAATCTCGGGCGGTGTTCTGACCCGGATAATTGAGCCGATGGGCATCAAACCCGAAGCGATCCGCGTCGCTCTGCACCGGCTGCGCAAGGACGGCTGGATTGAAAGTGACCGGATTGGACGCGTCTCGCGCCATGTCCTCTCGGAATTCGGCCGGACGCAATCCGCCGCCGTCACGCCGCGCATATATGCGCGCGGTCCTTCGCCCATTGAAAATTGGCATCTTCTGATCGCCGAGGATGGATCGGGCACACAAGTGCTTGAAGACGTGATGCTCAGCGACGACTATATCCCTATTGGGCGCAACGTAGCGATGGGTGCGGGTCCCGTTCCAGATCAGTCGGACGGTTTGCTGGCCTTGGACATCTCTCCGCACGCAGCCCCCAAATGGGTGCAGGATCGGTTGTGTCCACCCGAATTGCGCGCCTCTTGCAAGGCTCTTCTGGGCGCGGTCGTACGCGCCGCAAAGTCCCGTCCCGAAGGCTGGGCGCCAACCCCCTTGCAGAGCGCAACACTGCGCACCCTGCTGGTGCATCGGTGGCGGCGCGTCGTGCTACGCCAGCCGGACTTACCTTTGGCTTTTTATCCTGTTGATTGGGCTGGCCCTGCTTGTCGCGATAGCGTGTTCGGGCTGCTTGATCTGCTGCCACGCCCCTCGGCTGACGTACTGAGCGGTAGTAGTTGA
- the rpe gene encoding ribulose-phosphate 3-epimerase produces the protein MSFDRSIKIAPSILSADFANFGQEIQAIEAQGADWVHVDVMDGHFVPNLTFGPPAVKAFRPHVKTVMDVHLMITPVDPYIQAYADAGADVLTAHVEAGPHSHRTLQAIRAAGMKAGIALNPGTPAEAVEQLLDLTDLVCVMTVNPGFGGQKFIDMTAKVRRLREMIGDRPVHIEIDGGVDPKTAPLVAAAGADVLVAGSAVFKGGSVSNPSVYGDNIRAVRTAAEGALG, from the coding sequence ATGAGCTTTGACCGTTCCATCAAGATCGCGCCCTCGATCCTGTCCGCCGATTTCGCCAATTTTGGACAGGAGATACAGGCCATCGAAGCACAAGGGGCGGATTGGGTTCATGTGGACGTGATGGACGGCCACTTTGTCCCGAACCTCACTTTTGGTCCCCCGGCGGTCAAAGCGTTTCGCCCGCATGTTAAGACCGTCATGGATGTGCATTTGATGATCACTCCGGTCGATCCTTACATTCAAGCCTATGCTGATGCGGGGGCTGATGTGCTGACCGCGCATGTCGAGGCAGGGCCGCATTCGCACCGCACGCTGCAGGCGATACGCGCTGCGGGAATGAAAGCGGGGATCGCGTTGAATCCCGGGACTCCCGCCGAGGCCGTCGAACAGCTGTTGGATCTGACTGATCTGGTGTGCGTTATGACCGTCAACCCCGGCTTCGGGGGGCAAAAATTCATCGACATGACCGCAAAGGTGCGGCGATTGCGCGAGATGATCGGCGACCGTCCGGTTCATATCGAAATCGATGGCGGTGTTGATCCCAAAACAGCGCCTCTGGTGGCCGCCGCAGGCGCTGACGTGTTGGTCGCCGGATCAGCAGTTTTTAAAGGCGGGTCAGTTTCAAACCCGTCGGTCTATGGCGACAATATTCGCGCTGTGCGGACTGCTGCCGAAGGTGCACTGGGTTAA
- a CDS encoding 3-hydroxyacyl-CoA dehydrogenase NAD-binding domain-containing protein, translating to MTKVIGYEKVGDIAVLSAENPPVNALGVDVRRGLLSAIERAETEGARAVLIYGEGRTYFAGADIREFGKPPQDPWLPALCDRIEASPLLVVSALHGTALGGGLEVALSCHYRVAVPSAKVGLPEVNLGIIPGAGGTQRLPRVAGVEAALDMITTGRHVRAPEALEMGVLDKVQDGDPREIGLAYVRELLATDAPRRPVCDMARPAPIDFDAAYNAVLKKGRGQLSPAIAVRAIQASCEAEDFASGLARERELFMDLMASDQRKGLIHAFFAERAVAKLPELNGVEPRDLQQVGVIGGGTMGAGIATSVLLAGLPVVLLEMSLEAARSAKDRIAANLAGAVRRGKLSQDKHDDILQNRLTLATDYDALSGVDLVIEAVFEDMAVKKKVFAQLDAVCKSGAVLATNTSYLDINEIAGSTERSRDVIGLHFFSPAHVMKLLEIVVADHTAPEVVATGFALGKRLGKVAVRAGVCDGFIGNRILGTYRNCADHMVLDGASPFQIDAALTGFGFAMGPYAVSDLAGLDIGWAARKRKRAAGQDPRVRDSFYADKLCEAGQFGQKTGKGYYIYENGKRAGEPNPELTSLIEAERAAQNITPRAFTDEEIIRRYMVAMVNEAAKVVGDGIARRPLDVDVTLLYGYGFPRYWGGPLKWADLQGLPGVLNDIRKWAEEDAYFWQPAPLLEQLVAENRCFDDLNKDA from the coding sequence ATGACCAAAGTCATCGGGTATGAGAAAGTGGGCGATATCGCCGTTTTGTCGGCTGAGAACCCACCCGTTAACGCGCTGGGCGTGGATGTGCGCCGGGGTTTGTTGTCGGCGATCGAACGTGCCGAAACAGAGGGCGCGCGCGCGGTTTTGATCTATGGTGAGGGTCGGACTTATTTTGCAGGCGCAGACATTCGCGAGTTTGGCAAGCCGCCACAGGACCCGTGGCTGCCCGCACTCTGTGATCGGATTGAGGCGTCGCCCTTGCTGGTGGTTTCTGCGTTGCATGGAACCGCGCTTGGTGGTGGGCTTGAGGTTGCCTTATCCTGTCATTATCGCGTTGCCGTGCCGTCTGCGAAGGTGGGGTTGCCCGAGGTTAATCTTGGTATCATTCCTGGCGCTGGCGGCACCCAGCGCTTGCCGCGTGTTGCCGGAGTCGAGGCTGCATTGGACATGATCACGACGGGGCGGCACGTCCGAGCTCCAGAAGCGCTTGAGATGGGTGTGCTGGACAAAGTTCAGGATGGTGATCCGCGCGAGATCGGCCTGGCCTATGTCAGAGAGCTGCTTGCAACTGATGCACCTCGGCGTCCTGTTTGCGATATGGCCCGGCCCGCCCCAATCGATTTTGATGCGGCCTATAACGCGGTGCTGAAGAAGGGCCGGGGCCAACTGTCGCCTGCGATTGCAGTGCGGGCAATACAAGCCAGTTGCGAGGCCGAGGATTTTGCATCCGGTTTGGCTCGCGAACGGGAATTGTTCATGGACCTGATGGCCTCGGATCAGCGCAAAGGGTTGATCCACGCATTCTTTGCGGAACGTGCGGTTGCAAAATTGCCCGAGTTGAATGGGGTCGAGCCGCGGGACCTGCAACAGGTCGGCGTCATCGGCGGCGGCACGATGGGCGCTGGGATTGCCACCTCAGTTCTGCTGGCGGGGCTTCCTGTCGTGCTGCTTGAGATGTCACTCGAGGCAGCGCGGTCCGCTAAAGATCGTATCGCGGCAAATCTGGCTGGCGCCGTGAGGCGCGGAAAGCTGAGCCAGGACAAACATGATGATATTCTGCAGAACCGGCTGACCCTGGCCACGGACTATGACGCACTGAGTGGCGTCGATCTGGTGATCGAAGCCGTGTTCGAGGACATGGCAGTGAAGAAAAAGGTTTTTGCGCAACTGGATGCGGTCTGCAAAAGCGGTGCGGTATTGGCGACCAATACCTCATACCTTGATATCAACGAAATTGCCGGATCGACCGAAAGGTCACGGGATGTCATCGGTCTGCATTTCTTCTCCCCAGCACATGTGATGAAACTGCTTGAGATCGTGGTGGCGGATCACACCGCGCCCGAAGTTGTGGCAACGGGTTTCGCGTTGGGCAAGAGGTTGGGCAAGGTGGCCGTTCGGGCAGGTGTGTGCGACGGGTTCATAGGTAATCGGATTTTGGGCACATATCGGAACTGTGCTGATCACATGGTGCTGGATGGGGCGAGCCCATTCCAGATCGATGCTGCGCTGACCGGGTTTGGATTTGCGATGGGCCCCTATGCAGTGTCAGACTTGGCCGGATTGGACATTGGCTGGGCGGCGCGCAAGCGGAAACGGGCGGCAGGCCAGGATCCACGCGTTCGCGACAGTTTCTATGCCGACAAGCTGTGCGAGGCCGGACAGTTCGGCCAGAAAACCGGCAAGGGCTATTACATATATGAAAATGGCAAGCGGGCTGGAGAGCCGAACCCCGAGCTGACATCATTGATCGAAGCCGAGCGTGCGGCTCAGAACATAACTCCACGCGCGTTTACGGATGAGGAGATCATACGTCGCTATATGGTCGCGATGGTGAATGAGGCGGCGAAGGTGGTAGGCGACGGCATCGCGCGTAGACCGCTGGATGTGGACGTTACGCTGCTCTATGGCTACGGTTTTCCGCGCTACTGGGGTGGGCCGCTGAAATGGGCAGATTTGCAGGGTTTGCCGGGCGTATTGAACGATATCCGCAAGTGGGCTGAAGAAGATGCCTATTTCTGGCAACCTGCACCCCTGCTTGAACAACTGGTGGCCGAGAACCGCTGCTTTGATGATCTCAACAAAGATGCCTGA
- a CDS encoding TRAP transporter small permease, translating to MTPIIQLVRRASALPVIVACIALFILMVMTFCDVILRSVFNAPIEAATELTRILMAILVFSVLPIVSTTNGHIAVDLTDGFFHRLHLSRARDVVIYVVSGIMLFWPVQRVWVLAERARDYGDVTEYLSIPTYLIGWFITLSVAITALVMIATGLLRAFAPNTLSEPM from the coding sequence ATGACCCCTATTATTCAGCTTGTGCGCCGTGCCAGCGCCCTTCCCGTGATCGTGGCCTGCATTGCACTGTTTATCCTGATGGTAATGACCTTTTGCGACGTGATCCTGCGTTCGGTCTTCAATGCGCCCATTGAGGCCGCCACCGAGCTGACGCGCATTCTGATGGCAATTCTGGTGTTTTCTGTCCTCCCGATCGTCTCCACCACCAATGGCCATATCGCGGTCGATCTGACAGACGGGTTCTTCCACCGTCTGCATCTGTCGCGTGCGCGGGACGTTGTGATCTATGTGGTCAGCGGCATCATGCTGTTCTGGCCGGTCCAGCGCGTTTGGGTCCTGGCCGAGCGTGCGCGGGATTATGGGGATGTAACCGAATATCTTTCAATCCCCACCTACCTGATCGGCTGGTTCATTACCCTGTCTGTTGCCATCACTGCACTGGTGATGATCGCCACTGGGCTGCTAAGGGCCTTCGCCCCAAATACACTGTCGGAGCCTATGTAA
- a CDS encoding TRAP transporter large permease, which produces MTAALIGFAIVLILVLVRLPIVFAMGLVGTLGFAYERGGSIFDERGMKAAMSMVGRQITDTAQDYGLSVVPLFILMGLFVNKGGMARELYAVSNAFLGHMRGGIAMATVAACGGFSAICGSSLATAATMSKVAMPQMRRYGYSDELSTASIAAGGTLGILIPPSVILVIYGLLTETSIGKLFMAGIIPGILGILFYLFAVRWTVWRNPEAGPAGERATWSERIRALGSVWAVLLLFFLVIGGLYGAFDFEPLNLTFSPTEAAGMGAAGAFLIALFRGGLTVGSTFEVLKETCFTASALFAVLIGAQIFSNFINLAGLPEALIAMVTAYDVAPFVVILMILGIYIILGCVFESLSMLLLTVPIFFPLVTSLGYDPIWFGIVVVVVTEISLITPPVGLNVFILKGVVGDVSTGTIFRGVTPFWIADIFRLALIVLVPIVVLYLPQQMGALGH; this is translated from the coding sequence ATGACCGCAGCGCTAATCGGATTTGCGATTGTATTGATCTTGGTGCTGGTGCGCCTTCCTATCGTCTTTGCCATGGGTCTGGTCGGCACATTGGGATTTGCCTATGAGCGTGGCGGCTCAATCTTTGATGAGCGCGGGATGAAGGCTGCCATGTCCATGGTGGGCCGACAGATCACCGACACTGCGCAGGACTATGGTCTGTCGGTTGTGCCGCTGTTCATCCTGATGGGCCTGTTCGTGAACAAGGGCGGCATGGCGCGCGAGCTTTATGCGGTGTCCAACGCCTTTCTTGGCCACATGCGCGGTGGTATTGCCATGGCAACGGTTGCGGCCTGTGGCGGATTTTCGGCTATCTGCGGATCGTCGCTGGCAACCGCCGCCACGATGTCAAAGGTCGCGATGCCGCAGATGCGGCGTTACGGCTATTCCGATGAACTCTCGACCGCCTCGATTGCCGCCGGTGGTACGCTTGGCATTCTGATCCCTCCATCGGTCATTCTGGTCATCTACGGGTTGCTGACCGAGACCTCGATCGGGAAATTGTTCATGGCGGGCATCATCCCCGGCATCCTTGGCATCCTCTTCTACCTCTTTGCTGTGCGCTGGACCGTCTGGCGTAACCCCGAAGCCGGGCCCGCAGGCGAGCGCGCCACCTGGTCCGAACGCATCCGCGCGCTGGGTTCGGTTTGGGCTGTGCTGTTGTTGTTCTTCCTAGTTATTGGCGGGCTTTATGGAGCCTTCGATTTTGAGCCCCTAAACCTGACATTCTCACCCACCGAGGCCGCAGGTATGGGGGCCGCTGGGGCCTTTCTGATTGCACTCTTTCGTGGGGGTCTCACGGTTGGCTCGACATTCGAGGTGCTGAAAGAGACCTGCTTTACCGCGTCTGCCCTGTTTGCGGTGCTGATTGGCGCTCAGATATTCTCAAATTTCATCAATCTGGCCGGTTTGCCCGAAGCCCTGATCGCGATGGTGACCGCCTATGATGTTGCTCCGTTTGTCGTGATCCTGATGATCCTTGGTATCTACATCATTCTGGGTTGCGTCTTTGAATCTCTCTCGATGCTGTTGCTGACGGTTCCGATCTTCTTCCCGTTGGTCACGTCTCTGGGCTATGACCCAATCTGGTTTGGCATCGTCGTCGTGGTTGTCACCGAAATCTCGCTGATCACTCCACCCGTAGGCCTGAACGTCTTCATCCTGAAAGGCGTGGTGGGTGACGTCTCGACCGGCACCATATTTCGTGGCGTCACTCCGTTCTGGATCGCCGATATCTTCCGCCTCGCGCTGATCGTGCTGGTGCCCATCGTGGTGCTGTATCTGCCGCAGCAAATGGGCGCTTTGGGACACTAG
- the paaZ gene encoding phenylacetic acid degradation bifunctional protein PaaZ, giving the protein MSLHQISSFAAGTWVAPGEGARTIASAITGAPFASAGNAALDVQAMLDYARNTGGPALRKLTFHDRARMLKALAQELSAHKQALYDLSFETGATQKDHLIDIDGGIGTMFVFASKGRREMPDAQVYLDGEIEQLSRNGTFLGQHICTPLQGVAVHINAFNFPVWGMLEKLAPTLLAGVPAIVKPATNSCYVTELAVRIMLDSGILPAGALQLVSGGLGDMLDHLDCQDVVSFTGSANTALKLRQTPAILQNSVRFVAEQDSLNASILGPDATPGTPEFDLFVKEVSREMTTKAGQKCTAIRRIIAPQLQVDAIIAALSDRLAKITIGDPRSDTTRMGALVSNGQKADVLEKAALIGQEAERVYGNPDAFDLHGPETGAFVPPMLFYCADPDKAQRVHDTEAFGPVSTLMGYRDLDHAVALANRGQGSLVTSLITHDTKVAHNVVMGAAAYNGRIYINDRDSMAESTGHGSPLPHMVHGGPGRAGGGEEMGGVRGVKHYMQRTAIQGSPRMLSGISTKWVPGAPEIQGPAHPFTRKFGELQVGETLHTASRTITLEDIEHFANFTGDTFYAHMDEDAAARNPFFPGRVAHGYLLLSFAAGLFVEPNEGPVLANTGLDGLRFMKPVVAGDSIKVRLTVKQKTPRNDDYGEVRWHVSLTNQDDEPVAEYELLTMNAR; this is encoded by the coding sequence ATGTCCCTGCATCAGATTTCCAGCTTCGCCGCTGGTACTTGGGTCGCGCCTGGAGAAGGCGCACGCACCATCGCGTCCGCCATCACTGGCGCACCGTTTGCAAGCGCTGGCAATGCCGCGCTCGACGTGCAGGCGATGCTTGACTATGCGCGCAATACCGGTGGCCCCGCGCTGCGCAAGTTAACGTTCCACGACCGTGCTCGGATGCTCAAGGCGCTGGCGCAAGAGCTTTCGGCGCATAAACAAGCCCTTTACGACCTGAGTTTCGAAACCGGAGCTACGCAGAAGGACCACCTGATCGATATCGATGGTGGCATCGGCACGATGTTTGTCTTTGCCTCAAAAGGCCGGCGCGAGATGCCGGATGCGCAGGTTTATCTGGACGGCGAAATCGAGCAGTTGTCACGCAATGGCACCTTTTTGGGGCAGCATATCTGCACGCCCCTGCAAGGGGTCGCGGTTCATATCAACGCCTTCAACTTCCCGGTCTGGGGGATGCTGGAAAAGCTGGCCCCGACGCTGCTGGCTGGCGTGCCTGCAATCGTCAAGCCGGCTACCAACAGTTGCTACGTCACCGAACTGGCAGTGCGGATCATGCTGGATAGCGGCATCCTGCCTGCCGGTGCGCTACAGCTGGTCTCGGGCGGGTTGGGCGACATGCTCGATCACTTGGATTGTCAGGATGTGGTCAGCTTCACAGGCTCGGCGAATACCGCGTTGAAGCTGCGGCAGACGCCTGCGATCTTGCAGAACTCGGTCCGGTTTGTGGCCGAGCAGGACAGCTTGAACGCTTCCATCCTCGGGCCCGATGCCACGCCCGGCACGCCCGAATTTGACCTGTTCGTCAAGGAAGTCTCGCGCGAGATGACCACAAAGGCGGGCCAGAAATGCACTGCCATCCGACGCATCATCGCGCCCCAGCTGCAGGTCGACGCCATAATTGCCGCGCTGTCTGACCGATTGGCAAAGATCACCATCGGCGACCCCCGTTCCGACACCACTCGCATGGGCGCGCTGGTGTCGAACGGGCAGAAAGCCGACGTTCTGGAAAAGGCAGCTCTGATCGGGCAAGAGGCTGAACGGGTTTATGGCAACCCCGACGCGTTCGACCTGCACGGCCCTGAAACCGGCGCATTCGTTCCCCCGATGCTGTTTTACTGTGCTGACCCCGACAAAGCGCAGCGCGTGCACGATACCGAGGCCTTCGGCCCAGTTTCGACCCTCATGGGCTACCGCGATCTGGATCATGCGGTGGCACTTGCCAATCGCGGGCAGGGGTCTCTGGTCACGTCGCTGATCACTCACGACACAAAGGTCGCGCACAACGTAGTGATGGGGGCCGCAGCCTATAACGGGCGGATTTACATCAACGACCGCGACTCGATGGCTGAATCGACCGGCCACGGATCTCCGCTGCCCCATATGGTGCATGGTGGGCCGGGCCGTGCGGGCGGTGGTGAGGAAATGGGCGGCGTGCGCGGTGTGAAACACTATATGCAGCGCACGGCCATTCAGGGCTCCCCGCGCATGCTCAGTGGTATCAGCACCAAATGGGTGCCCGGAGCGCCCGAAATCCAAGGTCCGGCACATCCGTTCACCCGTAAATTTGGTGAGTTGCAGGTCGGCGAGACGCTGCACACAGCCTCGCGAACCATCACGCTGGAGGACATCGAACACTTCGCCAATTTCACCGGCGATACCTTTTATGCGCATATGGACGAGGACGCGGCGGCGCGAAATCCGTTCTTCCCCGGTCGTGTGGCGCATGGTTATTTGTTGCTCAGCTTTGCGGCTGGTCTGTTTGTCGAGCCGAACGAGGGGCCGGTGCTGGCCAATACCGGGCTGGACGGGCTGCGGTTCATGAAGCCCGTTGTTGCTGGCGACAGCATCAAGGTGCGCCTGACGGTAAAGCAGAAAACCCCACGCAATGACGACTATGGTGAGGTTCGCTGGCACGTGTCCCTGACCAATCAAGATGACGAACCGGTCGCAGAATACGAGCTTCTGACCATGAACGCCCGCTGA
- a CDS encoding polysaccharide deacetylase family protein has protein sequence MRSDWRPLQSELRRWQDAGLTLPLWWRDDDAVTVTPQIEKLSAMSDELGLPVHLAVIPREAQTVLAEYVSDQSVLIPVVHGWAHQNHAPADEKKAEFRLHRPLEAVVADAEAGLSRLRGLFGDNLRPMFVPPWNRIDSKVAMQLHGLGYRILSTATPRKIPLAAPGLAQINTHLDPIDWRGTRGLIDPDRLIAQTVELLHDRRTGRADNAEAFGVLTHHLVHDQDIWTFTQDLLHRLLDGPGTPWTAPRN, from the coding sequence ATGAGGTCTGATTGGCGCCCCTTGCAGTCAGAGTTGCGGCGCTGGCAGGATGCAGGATTGACCCTGCCCTTGTGGTGGCGTGATGACGATGCAGTTACAGTGACACCACAGATAGAAAAGCTATCGGCCATGTCAGACGAGCTCGGCCTGCCAGTCCATCTGGCGGTAATCCCGCGTGAGGCGCAGACGGTACTTGCAGAGTATGTGTCAGATCAGTCTGTTTTGATCCCGGTTGTGCATGGCTGGGCGCATCAGAACCACGCGCCTGCAGACGAGAAGAAAGCCGAATTTCGCCTGCACCGGCCCCTTGAAGCGGTAGTTGCAGATGCCGAGGCTGGATTGTCCCGGCTGCGAGGTTTGTTCGGTGACAACTTGCGTCCGATGTTTGTGCCCCCGTGGAATCGGATCGACTCCAAAGTCGCCATGCAGCTTCACGGGCTGGGCTATCGGATACTGTCGACGGCGACCCCCCGGAAGATACCGCTCGCGGCGCCCGGCCTCGCGCAGATAAACACACATCTCGATCCAATCGACTGGCGCGGGACGCGCGGTTTAATCGACCCTGACAGACTGATCGCACAGACAGTTGAGCTGCTGCATGACCGACGCACCGGTCGCGCAGACAATGCCGAAGCATTTGGGGTGTTGACGCATCATCTGGTCCATGATCAGGACATCTGGACGTTTACACAGGATCTGTTGCACAGGCTGCTTGATGGACCGGGCACACCCTGGACCGCACCACGCAACTAA
- a CDS encoding alpha/beta fold hydrolase: MSILLTIVLLLMSLLLGMHIWTRRLTRQGTEMVPQLGRIVPVHGGSIHYVEKGDPSNPTIVMIHGLSGQLQHFTYALVDDLAQDYHVLAVDRPGCGYSTRDAAQLAELPEQARMIHEFLETKNVDQATLVGHSLGGAVSLAMALDYPDNTAALALLAPLTQQMPEPPAVFKPLEIRTEWLRNLIGNTIAVPMARKTAPLVLKDVFAPEPAPSDFLNRAGGALGLRPSAFITASQDVVGVEASMGALTSRYNDLRVPGGILFGTEDPILSAELHGATMTKFGLTFEVMEHRGHMILITEPEVCARFIRQIAENSRTRLAEQDAH; this comes from the coding sequence ATGTCGATTTTGCTAACGATTGTCTTGTTGCTGATGTCCCTTTTGCTGGGGATGCACATCTGGACTCGCCGCCTAACGCGGCAGGGCACCGAAATGGTGCCGCAACTGGGGCGGATCGTGCCCGTTCACGGTGGCAGCATTCACTATGTCGAAAAAGGCGACCCTTCCAACCCGACTATTGTCATGATCCATGGCCTATCAGGCCAATTGCAGCATTTTACGTATGCGTTAGTGGATGATCTTGCTCAGGATTATCACGTTCTCGCGGTTGACCGTCCGGGCTGTGGCTATTCCACGCGCGATGCTGCCCAGTTGGCGGAATTGCCCGAACAAGCCCGCATGATCCACGAGTTTCTGGAAACAAAGAACGTCGATCAAGCCACACTGGTCGGTCATTCTCTAGGTGGCGCCGTGTCTCTTGCGATGGCACTGGATTATCCCGACAACACGGCGGCATTGGCGCTTCTGGCCCCCTTGACGCAACAAATGCCGGAACCGCCCGCCGTTTTCAAACCACTTGAAATCCGTACCGAGTGGCTGCGCAACCTTATTGGCAATACAATCGCCGTCCCGATGGCCCGAAAAACCGCACCCCTCGTCCTGAAAGACGTCTTCGCACCCGAGCCCGCGCCCTCAGACTTCCTGAACCGTGCTGGGGGTGCCCTTGGTCTTCGCCCCTCAGCCTTTATCACCGCCTCACAGGACGTTGTTGGGGTAGAGGCCAGCATGGGTGCCCTGACTTCACGCTATAACGATCTGCGCGTGCCCGGAGGCATTCTGTTCGGGACAGAGGACCCGATCCTGTCCGCCGAGCTACACGGTGCCACAATGACGAAATTCGGCCTGACCTTTGAGGTCATGGAACACCGGGGTCACATGATACTCATCACAGAACCCGAAGTCTGCGCGCGTTTCATCCGCCAGATCGCCGAGAATTCCCGCACCCGGCTGGCAGAGCAGGACGCGCATTGA
- a CDS encoding class I SAM-dependent methyltransferase produces MSRLDSMLRRLTAQRDGLNWAAAQIGTMEGDVLDLGLGNGRTYDHLREILPSRRIWVMDRVLQCHPDSTPPAQDFLQGEAEPMLRKLADAGQTIALAHYDFGRGIKSEDVAEAARLSPLIKQVMRPGGLLISGQPLTGFAQIEGPETIAPDRYLFYRA; encoded by the coding sequence ATGAGCCGACTGGATTCCATGCTGCGCCGCTTGACGGCGCAACGCGATGGGCTGAACTGGGCCGCCGCACAGATCGGCACCATGGAAGGGGACGTTCTGGACCTGGGGCTAGGTAACGGACGTACCTATGATCATCTGCGTGAGATCCTGCCCTCTCGGCGTATATGGGTGATGGATCGCGTCTTGCAGTGTCATCCCGACAGCACGCCACCGGCACAGGATTTCCTGCAGGGTGAGGCCGAGCCGATGTTGCGTAAACTGGCGGACGCAGGCCAAACAATCGCGCTGGCGCACTACGATTTCGGCCGCGGGATCAAGTCAGAAGATGTTGCCGAAGCGGCGCGCCTCAGCCCTTTGATCAAACAGGTCATGCGACCCGGTGGGTTGTTGATTTCAGGGCAACCGTTGACGGGTTTTGCGCAGATTGAAGGCCCCGAGACCATCGCGCCCGATCGATATCTTTTCTATCGCGCCTGA